Genomic segment of Vitis riparia cultivar Riparia Gloire de Montpellier isolate 1030 chromosome 19, EGFV_Vit.rip_1.0, whole genome shotgun sequence:
TTGTAGTACCCCTCGGTGCTTACAGAAGGATCTCCCATGCTCTGGAAAAGCCGAATGTAAGCTTTTGTAACCTATTGTACTCTGTTAGTATGAAGTGGCAAATAAGTTGAATCTCTGCCTTGATTCCAATTACATCAAATTGCAGACTATTCCTTGTATATTAATTGTGGAGGAGAGAACACAGCTTTAAAAGGGAAGACATATGAAAAAGACGATGGAATTGAGGGTGCATCAGAGTTCTCTACTGATAGTACAAACAAATGGGCTTATAGCAGTACAGGGGCTTTCATAGGCCAAAGGGATCATAGTTACCTAGCCAAAAACACATCTGCTTTGAACGAGGATGCAGTGATTTACCAAACTGCTCGTCTTGCTCCCATCTCACTCAAGTATTATGGGCTTTGCTTGCGAAAGGGCCCTTATAAAGTGCGACTCTGCTTCGCTGAAATCATGTTTTCTAATGACCAGACATTTGGTAGCCTTGGGAAACGCTTGTTCGATGTTTCAATTCAAGTGAGTGAAAAATATCAGTTTCATTATCTTTATTCCAAATATGTTAAGAACTGACTGTACTTTTCTACAGGGAAATGTagttttaagggattttaataTCATGGAAAAAGCTGAAGGTGCCGGTAAAGGCATTTGTAGCGATTTTGATGCTTATGTTGATGGTAGCACTCTGGAGATCCACTTATACTGGACGGGCAAAGGGACTAATTCCATTCCGGAAAAAGGTGTATATGGACCTCTTATATCTGCTATTGCAGTGACACCAAGTGAGCTTATCTCATATTCCGGGCTTTACTACTTCTCTTGCCACTAGCTTGTCATGATGTTATATATCTTACTGTTCTTGTAGATTTTGATCCCAACCCGGGGCTGTCTGTTGGAGGTATCATCGGCATTGTGATAGCTTCATGTGTGGTCCTCATATTGATTTTGGTACTCCTACGAATGAAAGGCTACTTAGGAGGAAAAGACCTTGAAGATAGAGGTGAGATTAATCATGCAGGAAATTTGAGGCTGTAATGCCTTACCTCTTTGAAATTGTGACAATACTTCGGAAATATTTGGAACTCTCTGTGCTTGTTTTTCACCAATTTTATTTCACTTGTTACAGAACTACGTGAGCTAGGGACTGGTTATTTTAGTTTACGACAGATCAAAGCTGCTACCAATAACTTTGACTCTGCAAATAAGATTGGTGAAGGTGGATTTGGGCCAGTTTACAAGGTAGTTTCAGATTTGGATTTTCCTTTAACAACTGTATGCTAAAGTAGTGATTAAGAGGGAAATGCAATACTTTTCTGCAGCTATCTCATATCCTTACATTATCTGAGTTCTTGATCCAAAATTTTGTCCTGCATGATCTTAGGGTGTACTGTCAGATGGTTCAGTAATTGCTGTTAAGCAGCTCTCTTCTAAATCAAAGCAAGGGAACCGAGAATTTGTAAATGAAATAGGCATGATATCTGCCTTACAACACCCGAATCTTGTGAAGCTTTATGGCTGTTGTATCGAAGGGAACCAGTTGTTGCTCATTTACGAATATTTGGAAAACAATAGTCTTGCACGTGCACTTTTTGGTAAATGCTTCACtagaattttgttttccattttattatatttcaacaATGAATATTATGACTTAAGCCTCTACCTTGACCACTTGTAGGTTCCGATGAACAGCGGCTAAATTTGGACTGGCCAACTAGGAAGAAGATATGCTTGGGGATAGCAAGGGGATTGGCATATCTTCATGAGGAGTCAAGATTGAAAATTGTTCATAGAGATATAAAGGCAACAAATGTGCTGCTTGATAAGAATCTAAATGCTAAGATATCCGACTTTGGCTTGGCTAAGCTGGATGAAGATGAGAACACCCATATCAGCACACGGATAGCTGGAACGATGTGAGTGTTTTTGCTCATTTCCTCCTTTTATTAGCTTCCCTATATCAAATTTGTATATGATATAAGATTATGACTTTGGCACTGAAAATGTGGAGATTTATTTCTTCTATGCATTTGAATCCATGtcagataaataaaaaattgatacagTGAGATGGAACTGACCTTGATTGATGGAAAACTTAATGAAACGTTCAAGTATGGAATTTCCAACTAGCAGttgttttttccattttagGTTTAAAAAGCTCATTTACTTCATTGTTTATTCTGTAAAGTGGATTATTGAAACAGTTCTAGAAAGGTCCAACTATTATTGAGAATTTGTAGCTACAAAATCTGAAAGTACCAGTGGCTTTGGGGTGATCCTCTTTTTGTGGTTTTGGAGAAGCAGAATTTAGTAAGACTGTCGAGTTTCTGAAGTGGGTTTCATGCATATCCAGAAAATTTTTCCTCTCAAACATGGTTGATTAGTTCTTCTTGTCCTCTTTCTAACAAtaattttgtgcatatattgaTTATGTGTATAGCACAAAACTCACCACTGAGTTGCTGATTTTTCTTCAGAGGATACATGGCTCCTGAATATGCAATGAGGGGTTACTTGACGGACAAAGCTGATGTTTACAGCTTTGGAATTGTTGCTTTAGAGATTGTCAGCGGGAAAAGCAACACCAATTACAGGCCAAAGGAAGAGTTTGTTTATCTTCTTGATTGGGTAAACAATGGATTCTTGCTCAtcctttttgctttattttttctGACCATATGTGCTTATAATGAAAAACGTGTTTCGGGTTCTACATTGGACTGCAGGCTTATGTCCTGCACGAGCAGGGAAATCTTCTGGAGCTGGTGGATCCAACTCTTGGTTCAAACTACTCAGAGGAGGAGGTGATGAGGATGCTGAACTTGGCCATCTTATGCACCAACCAATCTCCCACTCTCAGGCCACCCATGTCCTCTGTAGTGAGTATGCTTGACGGCAAAATTGCAGTCCAAGCACCAACAATCAAGCATGATTCTATGAACCCGGATATGAGATTCAAAGCCTTTGAGAAGCTCTCACTGGACAGCCAGTCTCATGTCTCAGCATTCTCTGTAGACAGTCAGGTCCAAGGCAGCATATCACTTGATGGACCATGGATTGATTCCTCAATTTCCCTCCATAGCAGAGAAGAAACAAGGGACTTTTCTTCATCAAGCAAGCTTCTTACAGGACACCAAGATCTTTACAGTATACATTTGGAGTGATCAATGAAAATATGGTATACTAATAATACTTCCAAGTTGTTCTGCAAGAATGTTTTCTGAAAACTATTTCGAATTGATTCTTGAAGTAGTAGAAGCAGAAATAAGTATGTTTTGTAGTATAATTacaatatttgtataaaattatGTGAATAAGTGCTCCGGTTGAGGcttgatgaagaaaaatatttatatttctttatttttccaaCTTACTCCTATGGTAGTAACTCATCATTCCACAGAGAGAAAtcagtatatatttattttattctgttcaactttatttccattttatcATCATTTGTCATGTATCCAAAAAAGTTGATAAACAGAAGGGAATAAAAGGTTTTACTCTATTGGGGTTTGGGCCCACTTGAATTGTCACATTTTTGAAGCTAACTTTGACTCAGTCCAATGCCAACTTGTTGAGCCGTTCGCCTACCTGAATTAAGCGGGAGGCCCaccaatttttattgatttgagaTTCGAAGAAATGATGGTGACAACTAACATGTGAGAAGATGATGTTTTCGTGGTAGAAAATCAGAAAACTCCTTAGGGTTCTTAGACAATCAAAGACATTCAAAGACAAGGCATTGCAATGCATGTGAAATGATTCAtgttttggaataaaaatatatacattttgtaGGCAAACCAGGGTTCAAAGCAAGTCTTTACTCACTAGCTTTCAGTCCCCAACTTCTGCTGCTGAGTCTTGCAGCAAAGTCCATGCCTTACTCACATAGTGTGATCAGTTAAAAGGAGATGTCATATACAAGTCAATCTAATATGGACtaaattattggtttttttttgtagaGGACTAGTTTTTCGCTTCATCAGATGTTACATATTTTTGTCGGAAACAATATGGTTAAGCTAAATGGATAAAATTCATGCAGTTGTTCAATGCAAAATGTCTATCAAGTCTTCTGTCCTGGTGATTGGTCCCTCATCCAATAGAGTCCGATCATCCCTTTTCCTTGATTTTGTTGTCCATCAAACGCAAAAATTAGACGTTGTCTAGTTTCTGAGGCAAGTTCATGGATATACAGAAAATTTTAACTGGCAGACATTGTTGATTAgctcttctctctctttgtaATGCTAATTTTGTGCACACATTGCTTGTTAGTATATGACAAGACTCAACATTCAGGTGCTGATTTTTCTTCAGAGGATACATGGCTCCTGAATACTCGAAGAAGGGTTGCTTAACTGAGGAACAGCAACACCAGTTGCTGGCCAAAGCAGGAGTTTGATTGTCTTCTCCATTGGGTAATCTTTTGGCTTCCTGGACAGTCTTTTCCTCTACATTTTCAAGTTTCATTATCAATGTCCTCTGTAATTAGCATGCACAAAGGCAAATCTGCGGTCCAAGCAACGAGCATCAAGCATGATACAATCAACTCAGGTATGAGATTCAAAGCCTTTGAGAAGCTCTCACTGGACAGCCAGCTTCATGTCTCAATATTCTCTCTGGCCGGTCAGGTCCAAGGCAGCATATCAGTTGATGGGCCAAGGATGGATTCCTCGGTTTCCTTCAATAGCAGAGAAGACTCGAGAATTCTTGATCAAGCAAGCTTCTTACAAGGTCTGGAACATGGAAGCTTGAGTCTACCCAAATCTAACCAACCCGAAtcccactaaaaaaaaatgcaagctTTGGTTGACTGATAAAGAAAACATGAGGTATGctaatattatgaaaaatgatgcttgaaaactattttgatttgaatatGTGCAGATTCTTGTGTGAATGGAGTGGCTCGAGTCAACACAGAGACAAGGattcaaatatggaaaaaaaaaaaataatgatagaacataatttataaaagtattatatatttaaaataataaattcaactattcatattaactttaaatttcatattaaaaaggtaaaaatatgaaaataaaaggatatGATACAGATCTAATGATCAAAATTAGTtcttaatatttcatatttatgaaagttactataataaattttaattaaaagaatttatttgaagtgatcataaatagaaaactaaaaaatttagatgtttaattaattttaaaaatgtttggaaataatttatcaaaaaactacccttaaaagttaaaactctcaaatttaatttaaattattgtatttaaaacagtataaatataatttacaaaagctttgtatatttaaactaataaattcAACTATTTATGAATGATCATCTacaagttaccatagtggtacaGAATATcgtattttataacactcccttttggatgatcataagaatatgccccattaaaaccttactaaaAAAAACCTTATGGGAAAAAATCCTAGTGAAGTAAAAagaatacaatattcttttggattactacATCTACCTCGTTAAAAACattgccagtaaaacccaatgggacaaaacctggatgaaggaaaaaagagtgcagCGTAATGACATTCTTATCAATTAGCTCCCCCTCATGTagacatgattatattttctctagtaGCACAACATAGAGATCTTTGTATCGACGTATTCCAATGAGCTTCTTGAGTATTGCAGTTGACAAtacctttgtgaatagatctactAAATTGCCACTTGGTCTTATTCGTCGAATAGTAATTTCATCACTATTCTGGAGTTAATGAAAGTAAAAGACTTGGGCAATATATGCTTAATTCTATCACCCTCAATGTATCATTCTTTAATCTGTGCAATGTATgtaacattatcttcaaataatattgtcgggtcatctttgatagaggagagtccacatgattcccgaatatgctGGATCATAGATTTTAGCTATATACATTcatgacttgcttcatgaattgctagTATTTCTGAAggatttgatgatgtgaccaccattgtttgtttgacagatctccatgaaacagtagtaccattgcaattaaacacataccctatttatgacctacctttatgtgaATTTGAAAGATATCCTACATTTGCATATCTAAGCAATTGTtgttttgattcccttgagtaaaatagactCATATTAGTAGTTTTGCGAAGATAAcgtaatatatgtttgataccatttcaATGTCTTCAAGTTTGAGTGGAactatatcttgctaataaattgatagaaaaagaaatgtttgaatatgtacaattggcaagatacacaAGTgaaccaatagcactaagatatggtacttcaggaccaagtaattcttcatttttttcgcAATGACAAAATaggtcatttttcacatcaagtgatctaACAACCATTCGAAAACTTAAAGGATGCACTTTATCCaaataaaaatgcttcaaaactttcttaatgtatgttgattgatatactaaaactccatttggaaaatactCGATCTACAGACAGAGATAAAATTTTGTCTTTCCaagatatttcatttcaaattccccttctcaagtaatttgttgtccttgtgagctcttcaggagttccaacaagatttaagtcatcaacatacattgCAATAATGGCAAATCCGGTTtctaatttcttaatgaagatgcatgggcatatagggttattcatataccctttttttagcaagtatttgctaaggcgattgtaccacatgcgtccagattgtTTTATTCCATACAatgatcgttgtaacttgattgagtacatgttaCGAAGCTTTGTACAATTTGCTTCatgcaatttaaatccttcaaggattttcatgtatatatcattatccatggatccgtataaatatgttgtaataacatccatgagatgcATATTTAGTCCTTCTGggactgccaaactaattaagaaacgcaATGTGATTCCGTTCATGATGGGAGAGAATGTTTCCttgtagtcaataccaggtcttTGCTAGAAACCTTGTGCTATTAATCgcattttatatcttatgatctcattattcttattGCGTTTTCGTACAAATatccatttgtacccaacaagCTTTACATCTTcgggtgtttggactacaggtccaaaaacttctcgttttgttaatgagtttatcTCTGCTTACATAGCTTCTTtgcattttggccaatcatttctatgtcagCATTattccacatttcgtggttcggggtcttcataatttcttatgatatcggaGGCTACTTGGAAAgcgaaaatattgttaataacaatattatttcgattCTAGTTTTCTCttgtgtacataacttactgagatctcacaattttcatgTACATGTGCCTTTTCGAGGGCTTCTCGTTCAATATGTGTCTCTTCAGGGGCTTTAtattcaatatgtgcctctttaggggctttctgcattatttgtgcctcttctggggctatagatttattaattttaaactgatcagtcattttgatagCCTTTTGTAGAGtgtcaagtttttcttgggttctcctctttCGAGGAGTTACATCATTTGAGCTGACAAGTCTATCacgcttcaggcgtatcttagattcatttattaattgtcctacagggacatcaatccgtgttGGATTATTTGCAGCTAGAATATATGActtttgtcactttctttgtatcaatgaatgcatctggtaattgatttgcaagattttgcaaataaataatcttttaaacttCCAGTTCACATTGATTGGTATGATGATCAAGataagtcaaagtcaatgcattccaaataatttcacgtcGTTCTTCTGGAACTAGCTTTTCTCCCCCTAATGGtgagaaaattgtctcattaaaatgcacaacatgtcattctaccttttaagtgtataggtagactagtcactaaataaaaacttctgaTTTTATAATGTACATTCATACGATCTTTTACCCCAAGGGACCACGTTGATTTTACAAGATTCTTTTGGATCTAACATtgtataaagtgtcattcacatggaatcaaatactgctagtgacatagtataagctcttttggagcctttaatcaggtttctatcacctgatatagtattgtttgtcatcaatgttgtgcaattaa
This window contains:
- the LOC117908794 gene encoding probable LRR receptor-like serine/threonine-protein kinase At1g53440 isoform X1: MRSHERTFVWLNIQSLSSLKTSLKPLSPTHSIQCKANQPLLQRESMDSSSLLLLLLLGFFCFSEFTSHAQLIPEDEVETLRTISSKLNNEHWKLNKGPTSCSEGFNVTIAKDRFSNVTCNCTYNGGTVCHVVTIQLKGLDLNGTLPDEFGDLPYLQVLDLSRNYINGSIPAKFGRLSLTNLSLFGNRISGSIPDEISNINTLEELVLEANQLGEHLPPSLGKLSYLKRLVLSANNFTGTIPEIFHNLKNLIDFRIDGNNLSRKIPDWIGNWTKLEKLYLQGTSMEGPIPSIISQLKNLTELLISDLSGPTTSFPNLTDMNNLKILVMRNCSITGEIPEDIGNIETLKLLDLTFNRLNGTIPESFKEENKEKTKLDFMFLTNNSLTGEVPSWIRSDTENKIDLSYNNFTGPQLSYCKYPVNLVSSYASSARNITPRCLQKDLPCSGKAEYYSLYINCGGENTALKGKTYEKDDGIEGASEFSTDSTNKWAYSSTGAFIGQRDHSYLAKNTSALNEDAVIYQTARLAPISLKYYGLCLRKGPYKVRLCFAEIMFSNDQTFGSLGKRLFDVSIQGNVVLRDFNIMEKAEGAGKGICSDFDAYVDGSTLEIHLYWTGKGTNSIPEKGVYGPLISAIAVTPNFDPNPGLSVGGIIGIVIASCVVLILILVLLRMKGYLGGKDLEDRELRELGTGYFSLRQIKAATNNFDSANKIGEGGFGPVYKGVLSDGSVIAVKQLSSKSKQGNREFVNEIGMISALQHPNLVKLYGCCIEGNQLLLIYEYLENNSLARALFGSDEQRLNLDWPTRKKICLGIARGLAYLHEESRLKIVHRDIKATNVLLDKNLNAKISDFGLAKLDEDENTHISTRIAGTIGYMAPEYAMRGYLTDKADVYSFGIVALEIVSGKSNTNYRPKEEFVYLLDWAYVLHEQGNLLELVDPTLGSNYSEEEVMRMLNLAILCTNQSPTLRPPMSSVVSMLDGKIAVQAPTIKHDSMNPDMRFKAFEKLSLDSQSHVSAFSVDSQVQGSISLDGPWIDSSISLHSREETRDFSSSSKLLTGHQDLYSIHLE
- the LOC117908794 gene encoding probable LRR receptor-like serine/threonine-protein kinase At1g53440 isoform X2, producing the protein MLNLFQKMKLFKFYHALGILMETEKQAYQIMFYFIFSNFPLLSLLPNVGVYHSAVETLRTISSKLNNEHWKLNKGPTSCSEGFNVTIAKDRFSNVTCNCTYNGGTVCHVVTIQLKGLDLNGTLPDEFGDLPYLQVLDLSRNYINGSIPAKFGRLSLTNLSLFGNRISGSIPDEISNINTLEELVLEANQLGEHLPPSLGKLSYLKRLVLSANNFTGTIPEIFHNLKNLIDFRIDGNNLSRKIPDWIGNWTKLEKLYLQGTSMEGPIPSIISQLKNLTELLISDLSGPTTSFPNLTDMNNLKILVMRNCSITGEIPEDIGNIETLKLLDLTFNRLNGTIPESFKEENKEKTKLDFMFLTNNSLTGEVPSWIRSDTENKIDLSYNNFTGPQLSYCKYPVNLVSSYASSARNITPRCLQKDLPCSGKAEYYSLYINCGGENTALKGKTYEKDDGIEGASEFSTDSTNKWAYSSTGAFIGQRDHSYLAKNTSALNEDAVIYQTARLAPISLKYYGLCLRKGPYKVRLCFAEIMFSNDQTFGSLGKRLFDVSIQGNVVLRDFNIMEKAEGAGKGICSDFDAYVDGSTLEIHLYWTGKGTNSIPEKGVYGPLISAIAVTPNFDPNPGLSVGGIIGIVIASCVVLILILVLLRMKGYLGGKDLEDRELRELGTGYFSLRQIKAATNNFDSANKIGEGGFGPVYKGVLSDGSVIAVKQLSSKSKQGNREFVNEIGMISALQHPNLVKLYGCCIEGNQLLLIYEYLENNSLARALFGSDEQRLNLDWPTRKKICLGIARGLAYLHEESRLKIVHRDIKATNVLLDKNLNAKISDFGLAKLDEDENTHISTRIAGTIGYMAPEYAMRGYLTDKADVYSFGIVALEIVSGKSNTNYRPKEEFVYLLDWAYVLHEQGNLLELVDPTLGSNYSEEEVMRMLNLAILCTNQSPTLRPPMSSVVSMLDGKIAVQAPTIKHDSMNPDMRFKAFEKLSLDSQSHVSAFSVDSQVQGSISLDGPWIDSSISLHSREETRDFSSSSKLLTGHQDLYSIHLE